A region of Caballeronia insecticola DNA encodes the following proteins:
- a CDS encoding glycosyltransferase family 87 protein has protein sequence MNSRQTFGSPMQHARPTPPETRTRALLLRAALIVFVLLPAADLISFAILRLWLHKEYAPTLGFVWAWARSTWWHSTAIDDSWAPMRAALDWLHAHAGGNLYDRLFFVDHVKFQYAPSALLPLRALEALSLDSSDAALNRFDAWVILLNAATCGLIAYLLAGRSDTNARFRWHWAILATLATLTYFPLQRAFVLGQVQVWNNALFALAALAWILDRRLLAGALIGLICLLKPQFLLFILWAVLRREWRFCAGWLGVVVIGGVTSLIVFGLSNHLGYLAVLRALSRTGEAYIANQSINGFLNRLVGTDATPDIWKANDFPVYSPIVYLGTLCTSAVLIGAALLAPLRTRAQSRLFDFLCGALTFTIASPIAWEHHFGIAPVIFLVLVLSLAVCAPSKTRTIALVVLSASYFVTGVWLRGSWMLAGVLATLGLVYWSMFSASVRDPTTGPPAARSRDTLTNPQSPT, from the coding sequence ATGAACTCGCGACAGACGTTCGGTTCACCCATGCAACATGCACGCCCCACTCCGCCGGAGACACGAACGCGAGCACTGCTGCTTCGTGCCGCGCTGATCGTGTTTGTCCTGCTGCCCGCCGCCGATCTGATCAGTTTTGCGATTCTGCGTTTATGGCTTCATAAGGAATATGCGCCCACGCTCGGGTTCGTCTGGGCTTGGGCGCGATCGACGTGGTGGCACTCCACCGCCATCGATGACTCATGGGCGCCCATGCGCGCCGCGCTCGACTGGCTGCATGCACATGCAGGCGGCAACCTCTACGATCGCCTTTTCTTCGTCGATCACGTCAAGTTCCAGTACGCGCCGAGCGCGTTGTTGCCTCTGCGCGCGCTGGAGGCGCTTTCCCTCGATTCGAGCGATGCCGCGCTGAATCGCTTCGACGCATGGGTCATCCTGCTCAACGCGGCGACGTGCGGGCTTATTGCCTACCTACTCGCCGGGCGCTCCGACACGAATGCCCGCTTTCGCTGGCACTGGGCGATCCTGGCAACCTTGGCGACGCTGACTTATTTTCCGTTGCAACGGGCGTTTGTTCTCGGCCAGGTTCAGGTCTGGAACAATGCCTTGTTCGCGCTCGCGGCGCTCGCCTGGATTCTCGACAGACGTTTGCTGGCGGGCGCGTTGATCGGGTTGATATGCCTGCTCAAGCCGCAGTTTCTGCTCTTCATTCTGTGGGCCGTGTTAAGGCGCGAGTGGCGTTTTTGCGCGGGCTGGCTGGGCGTCGTCGTAATCGGTGGCGTGACGTCGCTGATCGTGTTCGGCCTTAGCAACCATCTCGGCTATCTCGCGGTTCTGCGTGCATTGTCGCGCACCGGTGAGGCGTACATCGCCAATCAATCGATCAACGGTTTTCTCAACCGGCTGGTCGGCACGGATGCGACGCCCGACATCTGGAAAGCCAATGATTTCCCCGTCTACAGCCCGATCGTGTATTTGGGTACGCTGTGCACGTCCGCCGTGCTGATCGGGGCCGCACTGCTTGCGCCGTTGCGCACGCGCGCACAATCCAGATTGTTCGATTTTCTCTGCGGCGCGCTGACGTTCACCATTGCATCGCCGATCGCGTGGGAGCATCACTTCGGGATCGCGCCGGTCATCTTTCTCGTGTTGGTGCTGAGTCTCGCGGTTTGCGCACCATCGAAGACACGCACCATTGCGCTCGTCGTGTTGAGCGCGTCGTACTTCGTTACAGGCGTCTGGCTGCGTGGATCGTGGATGCTGGCGGGCGTGCTCGCGACGCTCGGCCTCGTATATTGGTCGATGTTCAGCGCATCCGTTCGCGATCCCACAACCGGTCCGCCGGCAGCCCGATCACGCGACACACTGACGAATCCTCAAAGCCCGACCTGA
- a CDS encoding GlxA family transcriptional regulator, with protein sequence MPSTDESRSPTRNARELHELRVTHIGFLLLENFSLIALASAVDPLRIANMVVGRGVYEYRLIAERAGAVRSCDGIRITPDVLINGENNFDVVFVVGSNPVMHTGTGMLLDWLRTLARKGVALGGLDTGSYVLACAGLLNGYRCTLHGEDVAVLLKRFPQMIVSDRFYEADRDRYTSSGGIAPLDLMVHLIGMSPGSKALGRRVLEVLVAERRGSDRRPVSSLRHHVAAEHAKLDEALRIMEGNVEETLSIAEIAGYMNVSQRQLERWFQERLGKTPANAYLEIRLLRARQLLYRTEKPLEEVCARTGFSSMTHFCTRYKKQFMITPIADRKRYQVGL encoded by the coding sequence ATGCCATCGACCGACGAAAGCCGAAGTCCCACCCGCAATGCCCGCGAACTTCACGAACTTCGTGTCACTCATATCGGCTTTCTGCTGCTCGAAAACTTTTCGCTCATTGCGCTCGCGTCCGCGGTCGATCCGTTGCGTATCGCGAACATGGTCGTCGGTCGTGGCGTATACGAGTATCGGCTCATTGCCGAGCGTGCGGGCGCTGTGCGTTCGTGCGACGGAATCCGCATCACGCCCGATGTTCTGATCAACGGGGAGAACAATTTCGATGTCGTGTTCGTCGTGGGATCGAATCCGGTCATGCACACGGGAACGGGCATGCTGCTCGACTGGCTGCGCACGCTCGCGAGAAAGGGCGTGGCGCTGGGCGGTCTCGACACCGGCAGCTATGTGCTCGCTTGCGCGGGACTGCTCAACGGCTATCGATGCACGCTGCATGGCGAAGATGTCGCCGTGCTGCTGAAGCGGTTTCCGCAGATGATCGTATCCGACCGGTTCTACGAAGCCGATCGCGATCGCTATACGAGCAGCGGCGGCATCGCGCCGCTCGATCTCATGGTGCATCTGATCGGCATGTCGCCCGGCAGCAAGGCGCTCGGCAGACGCGTGCTGGAAGTGCTGGTCGCCGAGCGCCGCGGAAGCGACAGACGGCCGGTGAGCTCGCTCAGGCACCACGTCGCCGCAGAACACGCGAAGCTCGACGAAGCGCTGCGCATCATGGAAGGCAACGTTGAGGAGACGCTGTCCATCGCCGAGATTGCCGGTTACATGAACGTCTCGCAGCGGCAGCTCGAACGCTGGTTCCAGGAACGCCTCGGCAAGACGCCGGCGAACGCCTATCTCGAGATTCGCCTCTTGCGTGCGCGGCAACTCCTCTATCGCACTGAAAAACCGCTGGAGGAAGTCTGCGCGCGCACGGGCTTCAGTTCGATGACGCACTTCTGCACGCGCTACAAGAAGCAGTTCATGATCACGCCGATCGCGGACCGCAAGCGATATCAGGTCGGGCTTTGA
- the murJ gene encoding murein biosynthesis integral membrane protein MurJ: protein MLTSAIGVLRRRILSVHADHRRIAKGALIVSLFVFLGKGTGAFKEMAIAHQYGIGPTVDAYQLALTLVTLLPYTLTNELCILLVPLFVRMRDKKDELADFVSELETACLLLGVVLTGVLLLVWPGVARIVAGNLSEQTREMCLHLLAGLTVVGVLSFTNCISAARLQASGKHINTLLESVPALVLLGFILAMPSRNSLLPLMLGTSIGVAAQALLLHLSARNADNVRLRLRLSFRSPHWRDVIRSTSVLVFGGVFVTLIPPLDQYFLAHSGDGAIATYGYAYRVLALLLGMGALAISRAILPILAEILAAKDFVRARDTAFKWSIIMLAVGAAGAAISWVLAPWIIALLFQRGAFTSEDTVAVTQLFRLGLLQLPFAFAAFVILQLLVSEARYRVLAFISIAIFVVKLGGNALLTPRYGAQGVVLATALMAFVNLLCYFWCLRTPVPEQGEPPRETATP from the coding sequence GTGCTGACATCTGCGATTGGCGTGCTCAGAAGACGCATTCTGAGTGTTCACGCCGACCATCGACGCATCGCCAAAGGCGCGCTGATCGTCTCGCTGTTCGTTTTCCTCGGCAAGGGAACCGGCGCGTTCAAAGAGATGGCGATTGCGCATCAATATGGCATCGGCCCGACAGTCGATGCCTATCAGCTTGCGCTCACGCTCGTCACCCTGCTTCCGTACACGCTGACCAACGAACTGTGCATCCTGCTGGTGCCGCTCTTCGTCCGCATGCGCGATAAAAAAGACGAACTCGCCGATTTCGTGAGCGAACTCGAAACGGCCTGTCTGCTGCTCGGCGTCGTTCTTACGGGTGTGCTGTTGCTCGTGTGGCCGGGCGTCGCGCGTATCGTCGCGGGGAATCTCTCCGAGCAAACGCGCGAGATGTGCCTTCATTTGCTCGCCGGCCTCACCGTGGTCGGCGTGCTGAGCTTCACGAACTGCATCAGCGCGGCGCGTTTGCAAGCAAGCGGCAAACATATCAATACGCTGCTCGAAAGCGTTCCCGCGCTGGTGCTGCTTGGCTTCATCCTCGCGATGCCGTCACGCAATTCTCTCTTGCCGCTGATGCTCGGCACGTCGATTGGCGTCGCCGCGCAAGCATTGCTACTGCACTTGAGCGCGAGAAACGCCGATAACGTTCGCTTGCGTCTGCGCTTGTCGTTCCGTTCGCCGCACTGGCGCGATGTGATTCGCTCGACGAGCGTGCTGGTGTTCGGTGGCGTGTTCGTCACGCTGATTCCGCCGCTCGATCAATACTTCCTCGCGCACAGCGGCGACGGCGCCATCGCGACATACGGCTATGCGTATCGTGTGCTGGCGTTGCTGCTCGGCATGGGTGCGCTCGCGATCAGCCGCGCCATCCTTCCTATCCTGGCCGAGATTCTCGCCGCCAAGGATTTCGTCCGCGCGCGCGACACGGCCTTCAAGTGGTCGATCATCATGCTCGCCGTCGGCGCAGCCGGTGCCGCAATTTCGTGGGTTCTCGCGCCGTGGATCATCGCGCTTCTGTTTCAGCGCGGCGCATTTACTTCCGAGGATACGGTCGCGGTCACTCAACTCTTTCGCTTGGGCTTGCTTCAACTTCCCTTCGCCTTTGCCGCGTTCGTCATTCTTCAGTTGCTGGTGAGCGAGGCACGTTATCGCGTGCTGGCGTTCATTTCGATTGCCATTTTCGTCGTCAAGCTTGGCGGGAATGCGCTGCTGACGCCGCGTTACGGCGCGCAAGGCGTCGTGCTCGCAACGGCGTTGATGGCCTTCGTCAACCTGCTGTGTTATTTCTGGTGTCTGCGTACGCCCGTCCCAGAGCAAGGCGAACCACCGCGCGAAACTGCCACACCGTAG
- a CDS encoding glucosamine inositolphosphorylceramide transferase family protein, producing MNTTQRFPLTLELWMAFEHLLYRAPRGRDLFAASRATEPEFEVLYNGAPGIANLLKILLCHRTPHVQVVRRGLEGRVHLIAESHIAIPNRLFFCDSLSLSLSRQRLLLDRATQRLRETASLDDFPVVEIARAETNHSSVDVMRFAVRHLREKVINQFRKRLSRRGHWGIALHDEGSSDSASDAAWWLQIPSPQDRFYADPFLWRDAKGHYHLFFEDLPYSTGKGVISHVALDPVSRKWDTTPRVVLERPYHLSYPFIFEYEGDVFMIPETSGNRTIEVYRAAPFPSAWAHHATLMNDILAADTTLLHEAGTWWLFTTIEQGSGPNWDELHLYHAPTPFGPWRAHPRNPIVSDCRRARMAGNIFRDASGRLIRPAQDCEREYGAALWFCEINVLNEQDYEETPVLVKNAAPERSGLHTWNKAGDITVVDIKMNISKRASARVGYSRL from the coding sequence ATGAATACGACTCAACGCTTCCCGTTGACGCTGGAACTCTGGATGGCATTCGAGCACCTGCTATACCGTGCGCCGCGTGGCCGCGATCTGTTCGCCGCCTCGCGGGCCACCGAGCCTGAATTCGAAGTGCTCTATAACGGCGCGCCCGGCATTGCCAACTTGTTGAAGATCCTGCTGTGCCATCGAACGCCGCATGTGCAGGTCGTGCGGCGTGGCCTTGAAGGGCGCGTTCATCTGATCGCTGAATCGCATATCGCGATTCCCAACCGGCTGTTCTTCTGCGATTCGCTTTCGCTCTCGCTCAGCCGTCAGCGGCTGCTACTGGATCGCGCAACGCAGCGCCTGCGCGAAACGGCTTCACTCGACGATTTTCCCGTCGTCGAAATTGCGCGCGCCGAGACGAATCATTCGAGCGTGGACGTAATGCGTTTTGCCGTGCGGCATCTGCGCGAGAAAGTGATCAACCAGTTCCGCAAGCGGCTATCGCGACGCGGACATTGGGGCATCGCCCTGCATGACGAAGGATCATCGGATAGTGCTTCTGACGCAGCGTGGTGGCTGCAGATCCCGTCACCGCAAGACCGCTTTTATGCAGACCCGTTTCTCTGGCGCGATGCCAAAGGACACTACCATCTGTTCTTTGAAGATCTGCCCTATTCCACAGGCAAGGGCGTGATTTCGCATGTGGCGCTCGATCCGGTCAGCAGGAAGTGGGACACGACGCCTCGTGTCGTTCTCGAACGGCCTTACCATCTGTCGTATCCGTTTATCTTCGAATATGAAGGCGATGTCTTCATGATTCCCGAGACATCGGGTAATCGTACGATCGAGGTGTATCGAGCGGCGCCCTTTCCGAGCGCCTGGGCGCATCACGCAACGTTGATGAACGACATCCTCGCCGCCGATACAACGCTTCTCCACGAAGCCGGCACATGGTGGCTCTTCACCACGATCGAACAGGGCAGCGGACCCAACTGGGACGAACTGCATCTCTATCATGCGCCCACGCCTTTCGGACCGTGGCGGGCGCATCCGCGCAATCCTATCGTGTCGGATTGCCGTCGCGCGCGTATGGCAGGGAACATCTTCAGGGACGCGTCCGGCCGCCTCATCCGACCCGCGCAAGATTGCGAACGCGAGTACGGCGCGGCGTTATGGTTTTGCGAGATTAATGTGCTGAATGAGCAGGACTATGAGGAAACGCCGGTGCTCGTGAAGAATGCGGCGCCCGAGCGTTCAGGCCTTCACACATGGAACAAAGCGGGCGACATTACGGTGGTGGACATCAAGATGAATATTTCCAAGCGCGCAAGTGCTCGCGTTGGTTACAGTCGCTTGTAG